The following are encoded together in the Xanthomonas sacchari genome:
- a CDS encoding MFS transporter: MRDAALAASDPVALVAARLERLPPTRTLWRLVALLALGGFFELYDLFQTAYLSPGLLRDGIFAEGAAGVFGIADQAAFASATFMGLFLGASLLSPLVDRVGRRAVFSFALLWYSVATVAMGLQHSALGVILWRGVVGIGLGVELVTIDTYLSEMVPRQMRGAAFALAFCVQFLAVPAVALSAWALVPHAPLGLSGWRWVALLSGGFALAVWWLRSRLPESPRWLATQGRHAEADAVLQRLEARCAADLGRPLPAPEPLPVSLAPPPRVSALWQPPYRRRMAMLVTFHIFQAIGFFGFGNWLPALLARQGADSVHGLGYAFAISLAYPVAPLLLMGVAQRWENKWQVVVSALGAMLFGLLFAWQHQPLLLIACGAAVTFCNAWMSFAYHGYQAELFPTALRARAVGFCYSFSRLSTAASSLLIGMLLDRTGHRGVLGFIAASLLIAAAVVGRFGPRTHQRALERI; the protein is encoded by the coding sequence ATGCGCGATGCCGCTTTAGCCGCTTCTGATCCCGTCGCCCTGGTCGCGGCGCGCCTGGAGCGCCTGCCGCCCACCCGCACCCTGTGGCGCCTGGTCGCGCTGCTGGCGCTGGGGGGCTTCTTCGAACTGTACGACCTGTTCCAGACCGCCTACCTCAGCCCTGGCCTGCTGCGCGATGGCATCTTCGCCGAGGGCGCGGCAGGCGTGTTCGGCATCGCCGACCAGGCCGCGTTCGCCTCGGCGACCTTCATGGGCCTGTTTCTCGGCGCGAGCCTGCTGAGCCCGCTGGTCGATCGTGTCGGACGCCGCGCGGTGTTCTCCTTCGCGTTGCTCTGGTACAGCGTGGCGACCGTGGCGATGGGCCTGCAGCACAGCGCGCTGGGGGTGATCCTGTGGCGCGGCGTGGTCGGCATCGGCCTGGGCGTGGAACTGGTCACCATCGACACCTACCTGTCGGAAATGGTGCCGCGGCAGATGCGTGGCGCCGCGTTCGCGCTGGCGTTCTGCGTGCAGTTCCTGGCGGTGCCGGCGGTGGCGCTGAGCGCCTGGGCGCTGGTGCCGCACGCGCCGCTTGGCCTGAGCGGCTGGCGTTGGGTGGCGCTGCTCAGCGGCGGTTTCGCGCTGGCGGTGTGGTGGCTGCGCAGTCGCCTGCCGGAATCGCCGCGCTGGCTGGCGACGCAGGGCCGGCATGCCGAGGCCGACGCAGTGCTGCAGCGGCTGGAGGCGCGCTGTGCCGCCGACCTGGGACGGCCGTTGCCGGCGCCGGAGCCGCTCCCTGTCTCCCTTGCGCCGCCGCCGCGCGTTTCCGCGCTATGGCAGCCCCCGTACCGGCGCCGCATGGCGATGCTGGTGACCTTCCACATCTTCCAGGCGATCGGCTTCTTCGGTTTCGGCAACTGGCTGCCGGCACTGCTGGCGCGGCAAGGCGCCGACAGCGTGCACGGGCTCGGCTACGCCTTCGCCATCTCGCTGGCGTATCCCGTGGCGCCGCTGCTGCTGATGGGCGTGGCGCAGCGCTGGGAGAACAAGTGGCAGGTGGTGGTGTCGGCGCTGGGCGCGATGCTGTTCGGCCTGCTGTTCGCCTGGCAGCACCAGCCGCTGCTGCTGATCGCCTGCGGCGCGGCGGTCACCTTCTGCAATGCCTGGATGAGCTTCGCCTACCACGGTTACCAGGCCGAACTGTTCCCCACTGCGCTGCGCGCACGCGCGGTGGGCTTCTGCTATTCCTTCAGCCGCCTGTCCACCGCCGCCAGCAGCCTGCTGATCGGCATGCTGCTGGACCGCACCGGCCATCGCGGCGTGCTCGGCTTCATCGCCGCCAGCCTGCTGATTGCCGCCGCGGTGGTGGGCCGGTTCGGGCCGCGCACCCACCAGCGCGCGCTGGAGCGGATCTAG
- a CDS encoding EcsC family protein: MTTLLPVPVMDAADHRDLAQARALLEHPGLAAKIANAVGAPIEALISKRLPKMLSSRIDAVSQRALRVALRSALLTLRGQAPERARPRLHGAAVAATGAAGGFFGLPGLVVELPLTTTLMLRSIADIARAEGERLDDPATALACLEVLAHGGRSQRDDGSESGYFAVRAAMAQQLSAAAQYIAAHGLGSKGAPVLVSLLSRIAAKFSVTVSEKLAAQAVPLVGAASGALLNTVFIAHFQAMARGHFIVRRLERRYGEVAVRQAYEALPAGR, from the coding sequence ATGACCACGCTACTGCCCGTCCCCGTGATGGATGCCGCCGACCACCGCGACCTGGCCCAGGCGCGCGCCCTGCTGGAACACCCCGGCCTGGCGGCGAAGATCGCCAATGCGGTGGGCGCGCCGATCGAGGCGCTGATCAGCAAGCGCCTGCCGAAGATGCTGTCCTCTCGCATCGATGCGGTCAGCCAGCGCGCGCTGCGGGTGGCGTTGCGCTCGGCGTTGCTGACCCTGCGTGGGCAGGCGCCGGAACGCGCACGGCCGCGCCTGCATGGCGCCGCGGTGGCGGCGACCGGCGCCGCCGGCGGCTTCTTCGGCCTGCCCGGGTTGGTGGTGGAACTGCCGCTGACCACCACGCTGATGCTGCGCTCCATCGCCGACATCGCCCGCGCCGAAGGCGAGCGCCTGGACGATCCGGCGACCGCGCTGGCCTGCCTGGAGGTGCTGGCGCACGGCGGCCGCAGCCAGCGCGACGATGGCAGCGAATCGGGCTACTTCGCGGTGCGTGCGGCGATGGCGCAGCAGCTCAGCGCCGCCGCGCAGTACATCGCCGCGCATGGCTTGGGCAGCAAGGGCGCACCGGTGCTGGTGTCGCTGCTGTCGCGCATCGCCGCCAAGTTCTCGGTGACGGTCAGCGAGAAGCTGGCGGCGCAGGCGGTGCCGCTGGTCGGCGCGGCCAGCGGTGCGCTGCTCAACACGGTGTTCATCGCCCACTTCCAGGCGATGGCGCGCGGCCACTTCATCGTGCGTCGGCTGGAGCGCCGCTACGGCGAAGTGGCGGTGCGCCAGGCCTACGAGGCGCTGCCGGCAGGGCGATGA
- a CDS encoding DUF4424 family protein: MTAKLSPPRLLPSLLTCLLLAAASAYANDSSIGDANGSIELIRQPDIRMSKEDLFISEDRVQVDYVFTNTSPRELLVPIAFPMPPMYFGMADHSALTDFKLWVDGKPVRTERRLVAKLDGADVSRAWATSGWTPDDLAEYVESSTVPAGRKPLPARWFDANGQPRFTLNEYFVWQQRFPAGGTVAIRHSYAPSVATGVPMPASDLIGEYAKPTCLDAATQQRLRRRAGANGLQWSNLRYVLRTGANWKGPIQDFHLTLKKRAPGDLLSLCFDGDLQRTDALTFEFRQRDFVPDRDLDILFLR, from the coding sequence ATGACCGCCAAGCTCTCGCCGCCCCGCCTGCTGCCCTCCCTGCTGACGTGCTTGCTGCTCGCCGCCGCGTCCGCCTACGCCAACGACAGCAGCATCGGCGACGCCAATGGCTCCATCGAACTGATCCGCCAGCCGGACATCCGCATGAGCAAGGAAGACTTGTTCATCAGCGAGGACCGGGTGCAGGTGGACTACGTGTTCACCAACACCAGCCCGCGCGAGCTGCTGGTGCCGATCGCCTTCCCGATGCCGCCGATGTACTTCGGCATGGCCGACCACAGCGCGCTCACCGACTTCAAGCTGTGGGTGGATGGCAAGCCGGTGCGCACCGAGCGCCGGCTGGTGGCCAAGCTGGACGGTGCCGACGTCTCGCGCGCCTGGGCGACCAGCGGCTGGACGCCGGACGACCTGGCCGAGTACGTCGAGAGCAGCACCGTCCCGGCCGGGCGCAAGCCGCTGCCCGCGCGCTGGTTCGATGCGAACGGGCAGCCGCGCTTCACCCTCAACGAATACTTCGTCTGGCAGCAGCGCTTCCCCGCCGGCGGCACGGTGGCGATCCGCCACAGCTACGCGCCCAGCGTCGCCACCGGCGTGCCGATGCCGGCCAGCGACCTGATCGGCGAGTACGCCAAGCCCACCTGCCTGGACGCCGCCACCCAACAGCGCCTGCGTCGCCGCGCCGGCGCCAACGGCCTGCAGTGGAGCAACCTGCGCTACGTGCTGCGCACCGGCGCCAACTGGAAAGGGCCGATCCAGGACTTCCACCTGACCCTGAAGAAACGCGCCCCCGGCGACCTGCTCAGCCTGTGCTTCGACGGCGACCTGCAGCGTACCGACGCGCTGACCTTCGAGTTCCGCCAGCGCGATTTCGTGCCCGACCGCGACCTGGACATCCTGTTCCTGCGCTGA